The genomic interval AGATGTTCCAAAAGACGTCAGTGAGGTCTCATgttggaaacagagggagaatagAATAACCTACTTAGATCCAGGACATCCCTCATAAACGTGATGAGAAACAATGAGGATGTAAGGACATAGAGTTTGAAGTTTCTCTAGAagttagtgacatctagtggtgaagttaaaTGTTGTAGCTGAACACCCTCACATCACCGTCCCcttccaaacaggaaagagaaccCGTGGaggtaaaaactcaaaaggcctttagtttgtccagtgtggactacagtaaaaaaacaaaacatggtggcctctgtagagaggacctgctcctgatataaatataaagtatttaaatataaagggcccattctatagggtaaagaaaacaacaattcttacaaCTTTGaataatttgtaataataatcCAAACaatggatgtttgttttgttgatgtgttgcaCTGAACAACACTTTTTGAAACTGACTCTATGTGTTGCAATTGCAGAAATGTTAACAATAATATTTTGGTGTGACTTCTGCTGCATATAATACTTATTTTTACATCCATATATGTGAAAAAGAATGTTTTTCTCTGGGTGTGTAAATAATCAGATTCATGATAACCTGTTAAATAgtatagtataataataatgaaggaAATGTAATGGATCTCTAAGAGTTTTTAACTGTctgaataaagaaacaaaatcagCAGTCTGGCTATGAATGTCTTTAATGTTTCCCAGATCAGAATCACAGCATACAGTGTATAATAACTTCTAAAGTAAACAGAAATATCATCacctcatttatttatatagttttactgtactttttttaataatcatctttttttcttgaactccattatttaacattttcttcatCTCAAGTCTTGGGTTTCTGAATTCAAcaaagaatttaaaaacaagacaacaggTGCAACTTCGCAAGCTGAGGATTTACGTGTTTGCGTTTGTCATTGTGAGTTGTTTACCATGTGCTTTCGTGCATCACTGACGTGACACGGGATCTGGAAGTAACGTCACTGACGTGCCGGAAGTCGCCACGTTTCACTGAAGCGGTTTCAGTTGGACGAACGCAGCTCTGGCGATGTGCGAGCCTCAGGGCTACTTAGGCCCAGCGTGTGTCCACATACATACGACCAGATCCACTATGAAACAATGTCCGTCCCTCAACCAATTGGAACACGAGACTCTTTTCTGCTACATCGCGTCAGTGTAAGAGCAACACAACCTCCATAAACACATCGCAACACAGTGTGTGGAAGGGAGACGCTGGGCGGCATGTGTGATGGCGTCGCTCGATGAGGATATGAGGCATCTAATGGTATCAAAGCCCTCATGTCTGTCCCACAGGTGATTGAGTGGCAACATGTAAACATTGCTACATGTGAAGTGAGCTGACATTTAACTGACCGCTTTTTAAAAAGTCCTGACCGTGACACTGGCCATTACATTAGTGAGCTGGCAAAAGGCAAAGCTGGCTTTCCTCAGTATTTTAGCCTCTGGATGTCACAGCAATCACGCAGCACATGTTCATCAGGAGTGGGTGGATCGTTGAGAAACAAAGCGATGCAAAATTATGAGGGGGGGAAACAAGACGAGTTGAGGCTTCGATGATCGCAAACCACATAATTTAGTTGCATGTTTAAAATTtagtaatagtaatattaaTTGGAAAACAGCTAATGCTAACTACAGCATCAGGCCCTCTGtcatggggtgggggggaaatCTGCTACAGTGTCTGATGATGCTACAGAATGCCCACGTCATGATGGGCAATGTGAGAACAAGATAGCGTGAAGAAAATATGACTAAATGAACAGCGATTGGTGGTAAGCAACTTCTACTCACCAACTTCTCTGAAGCCTCGAGCTTGAGgccttttctttttagtttttttgcaaaCTGCACCTGTTGTCTTTTGTCGTCACAAAATaagcatttcattcattcactcaaaAAGAAaacgaaaaacaaacaagaaacttaatatttacaaatattttgtctgtttgattCTTACACTTAAAAATGTACAGTTTGGATCCTCCACcagatgttgtgtgtctctgtcctgccACCCggtttggtttctttttttcttcctgtttcctgttggGCAGCCCTGTGGTGAATCTGCCGAAATAGCGCCCTCGAGTGTTGCTTTAGAAAATAGACAAAGGAATTGAAACGGACCAAACTGAACACCTGGTTTCCACCTCCAGCCGTGTCGTCGTGGCCGTGCTGTGGCGAGGTTTTCTTCACAACGCCCCGGGGCGAGTACAAAAGGGTTCACGTGGATCTGATCCCACAGATCCGCCGTCAGACTGAGTAGCGATGTGGCAAACTTTGCGGGTAGAAAGATGACCATGCCTTTGAACTTCCTCACttgcttccttcctcctctcctttcgTTCTTCCGATATTGATTAACTGATACATTTAAGGCTGAGAGTCTGTATCCAATCTCCTCCCAATGTCTCGTCCCCACAGCGTGCACCTTGCCTTGCGCCGCTGTCCCGTCGTCTGTTCCAGAGCACTGCCTGTGACACACCCGAGGCAGTTGTCTTGTGTTTAACATTGTGCACATTTTTCCCTTTTACAAAAACTCTTGACAAGAGCAGCCGGGCACTGTATACATCTCTCCCACACCACCCTGTTAGGCAGTAATAtcatagaaaacaaacaaacacaagacaaCACTGGTGACTAACTTCTCTCGTACTGGGTGGAAGCTATCATTGGTTTCCTGTGGGCTCAAATACCAGCACATCAGTTCAGCTAACTTACTGTATTAATCACCCATTTTCCAGTGTTATTTGAGATCCttacccccctcccccccccaaaaaaagagaggaatcaGAAACATCCGTTATCATGTGTGTTGCTTTTACCCTGTGTCGGAGACCTGAGCCCCGTTTTCATCCTGCAGCGGCTATGAAGGCCCACCGGTTACCCTCAGTGTGCTTAGGAGTTCTCATTTACAACCGGTGAGCTCACGAAAACTCAACTCGCCCCGTGAGCCAACACAATGGCGTGTGGCGCGGCGCTGACACAGTGAAGTCAGGTGTCTTGGAGTTTCGTGGTCGCAGTGGGGTAGTTGCGGGCGATCACGTGGTCGTGGAGCGTCAGTCGTGATGTACAGAGCTAGAGTCCtgatgaggggaggggagggagggaggaagagatggagggagagaggggaggcagCGGGAAGGAGCTCATTCTGGAGTCGAAGTTTTTTACCGTGGGGATCATCCTCCAGCCTGTCTGCCTTTCTATCTCCTCGCTGTCTAATTAGGTTGCACCTATGCCAATGTGAAGGAgctctgatcacacacacacacacacacacacacacacacacacacacacacacacacacacacacacacacacacacacacacacacacacacacacacacacacaaaagagaatATGCATGTGCTGGAATCAGGGGCGCAGACAGGAGAAGGAAGGTGCATGTAAAAGCGCAAGGGGGGCTGTCGGTCTCCGCTTTGTTTCTCACGTTcgctgaaatacaaaaataatgtcGATCACGCCGGCTTCAACAACAGATCTGCAAACTCgagtagaaaagaaaaaagcagatgGACAGAGGAAGTAGCTACAGTTGCATGATGGGATAGCTGTTGGTGCATTGCTCTCCCGGTTTAGAGAAATTCCCCTCCATGAGATTATGAAGGAAAGAAGGAACGGAAGAATGTGTTCACAGTTGTTGCTTTGACTCTAACATCTTCTGAGATTTGCAGGAATGACTCTTTCTTTAAGAAGAAATGATTGCtgggaggtgaggaggtggattttcttctttcttttttttttttgggacttACTTCAGGATTTTCTGTGATGCTCTCATTCTGTGAGGTTAAACAGACTGATATCCAAAGCGGACCGGTGTGATTTTTGAGTAGATTTGGGAAACGTGCATTGACAGATACAGTGTCCTATCCCCCGCCGtcatctttaaaaataattcatgcatAGATCCCCGCTGAGAAAACCCCTTTTATATACTTTCTCCTTtgtacacatttatatataactatatataatatcatttctctatatctatattttcaGAAAAAATTCGTTCCACAAGAAACAACGATTAAAcaaatgattgaaaaaaaattaaaataaaataaaaacacaatcgAGGGCCAGTTTGGCACTTTGTCATGAGAACACACAGCATCTGTTAGTTGACAGTAAATGGGAATAGTCAAGAATTTTCTTTaggttagttttttttccctcccttgATGAGAACGCAAACACAGAAGTACATACTTGGCACCAAGAATGCTGGTAGAACAAAATATCAGATATCTGTCTTTTCATAGCTTTATGCCAACTGTATGCACTCAATGTCCCCTCCTACAGCTCAGTACAGTAGAGcaaaggggggagagagaatcGCATGTTGAATGAGAGGAACAAAAGCAGGGATAAGACACAGATGTAGAAAAAGAGAACGATATATGCACGTAAAACAccagtgagagaaaaaagaattgacactaaagtaaaagcacatgtCCCTTTGACAAATGTCAGAGGGCTTCAGTCTGGAAACAGCAGACTTCCTTTGAAAACAGTATCTGTAAAAGATCTAAACCGCCCCCAACTGGTCATCTGCTGCCGTGCAGTTCAGTTGCTTCTCCCCGCGGCGCCAGTGGAGGGAGCTGCTAAGTTTGACAGCACATGAGGAGTAAGAGCATAAGAGAGCAGAGAGGCCCACATCTAGAGGCCTCCCTCCTGGATCAGTAGCACAGCCAGTCTTACTGGTCCTCGGGTGGTGCTGTGTCAGGGCAGTCCCTACTATACCCTGGTTGtggagtgggggtggggcagggtgTTGTTGTGGCCAGTGGAGGGGAAGGTGTTGAAGGCATGAAGAGGCTGCATGCTGGTGATGGTGCTGGGGATCATGGTGATGGTGTTGGGCGTCATCAGTGGCACGTCATCCGGGGCCCGGCGTAGTGCCAGTGTGTAGTCGGGCGGGCAGGCGGGTCGCAGGATGTCGTGGGGCCGGAGAGGTTCCATGTCGTGGTGCGCGTCGTGCTCCGAGTGCTTCATCTGTAGGGACatgatctcctcctcctgactgtGAGCGAGGTCGTTGGCAGGGCCGCCCCGCTGGGGAGACAGCCGGTGGCGTCGCATCTCGTGTCGCTTGTCGCGCTTGTAGTAAAGGGCGGCGAAGGCCAAGatgttgaggaagaggagcgatGCACCCACGGCGACTGTCACGCTAAGCTCAGTGGAATAGTCCCTCATGTCTCCAGGGAAGAGGTCCTGGTGTGGACGCTCAGAGCCCTCTGGCTCCAGTTCAGAGGGGAATGTAGGGTAGGGGTTACGGGTGGTGGTGCGAGGGCCCGGTGTCCTGGACCAGGGTCCGTTATTGCCGCGAGGGCCTGCCGGTGAGCGGGTAGTGGTGGGGAAGAGCACCTCATGTAGACTGTGGAGGTGGGGAACTAATTCCAGCCAGAAGGCCACCTTGTTGGCCCTGTAGTTGTCTCTAACACGAGGTTTTAAGCCTATGTGGAGGTATTGCTTGTCCTTTGAGTTGAACTTGGTCCAGATGACCTCCTCAAAGCGGTTGGGCTTGGTGTGAATGAACTTGGTGTCCTGCGGGACTGGCAGGTTGGGATCCCTAGTGGACGACAGAGGCAGAATCTCAGTTATAGATTTCAAGTCAAGATCTTAATCAATCTGGTTTAAGGATTTCTTCACTGTGTAGATTTAAACAAGACTGTCCAATTTAAGCTTTTCACAACTCTACTAGAGAAATCAGCCCCCCatcagaagctgctttcagacatgcactgaactctggagatcctccagacattctctgcatgtgagaacgcaaatgtatCACCCCAGCCCCCaaataaaaactccagagaatttcAGAATGAGCCTGTGTGATAAAACAGCAGGAAATTCTCCGGAGGGATTCACCGAAAGCTACAAGTTGATGACTTTTCGAttgcaaaactggaaaaaaaagaggtgcgtagaagacacagacaaagacgtCACCgtgagcttttggtgataagagctgacactgttgttgatgtgttgtaaacaaaaacacatgatctaaGCAGGGGAATTCATACTTTACAtcctccgcctgctgcacctCCCCTTGCCTGAATGCGGAGTTCtcccggagttcatgtctgaaaacagctatagcGTGCATCTTTATTAACACACACTTGAACTCTACTAGCAGCACCACAGAgcaaaaagaaattaaaaagatatcaatttgaaataaaaagatcaGCAAGGCCTACCCAGTCTTGGCAAAGTTGGTCCAGTATGTCATGACCACGGCACTCAACATGACGTCATTCTTCGAGAAGTTGCACGGGAACAGATCCGTGGCGCCGATCATGGGCACACCGAACACGTACGGTATCTCATCTCCATGGGCGGCGTCGGCCCACTCGGGTCGCGTCTCCGTCTGGCAGTGGTGGTAGAATGTGTAAAAGTAAACCGGGGACTGAAACTCAGCGTGGAGCTTGGCGGTGGCCACAGCCGGCGCCACCCACTGGTGGTCTGTAAACAGAGCGAGGAGGGTCTTCCTCCGCATGTCGCCGTTGTCCCTGTCCGCCCAGTCGGTGTACATGAACTTAATGGTCTCCCTCAGGATGTCTTTGCCTGGAGGATAAGATGTGGGAGAGGAAAAGGGACACCATGTTTAAACAACCTGCGTGTACCCGCTAATTAATTGGAATGACTGAAAGAGAACAGTATATCAGTGGtgggtgtgtttgcatgtgctgtATGTGTGCGGGatagaaaaagaggaaagacgAAAACAGAGGATGTGCCTCTCAGAGTCCAGAATGAGTGACGGGGCACTTGAGATGGAGCGTGACTGCGTTATCCAAATGTGCCTGTATTTTGACTGTGGCCCGCTGTGAGGGCTCTGCAGGTTGATCTGTGAGGAACAACAGCACTGTGATTGGGAGCTGGCTGCCTGGGGGATGATGAGTGACAGCAGTAATTCCCACAGAGCCTGAAAGGCCACAACGCAGACCCACCGCGGTGACAGATAATCTCAATGACATGCGGCGTCTTCAGTGTGCTTGTCTGCGTTGATTCGTTCTCCGGGCTCACGTTTGTATGTCGTCGTATTCTTGGCCCACACAATGTTTTCAAGACCTTCATTTCCACGGGGAGCTGCTGTAGATGTATATTTGTTGAGAGCATATATTAATGTAAACTATATTTATATGTACTTTGCTtgagtggatttatttttgggTGGttctcacttttactccactgcaAATATCTCCACTTTCTAGTGCATGACATTTTTACAGTGCATCGCgttacatgtttacatttatctTTTCTAAAACTAAAGGCGAATGGATCCACTGATCAGGCTGATCCACCGATCCACCAATCAGAGTGAACAGGTAACAgtagaccccgcctccttcaaCGAGACTCAGCCGTAATGATGCGGTAGACCATTGCTTTAGGGAACAGCTTACACTCTGCACATActtttaagtacatttaaaagcaagtacttacttacttttactcaggTATTAAAGTTAATGTTCTACTTTTACTAGAGTGCATTCTATATATTTGgctatttattttcacttttactcaagtaaaatgtttgattaattCCTCCACCCCAGGACTTAGCgaatatatttattatagtaAAATTTGTGAGTAACCAATACAGTTCACCTGTACAGctatacataaaaaataaacaaacacagttggCGTTCCAGACCTTCAGGGTATCCGTAGAGGTTATCGACGAAGTTCGAGATGGTGTAGTCGAACGCCGCGGCTGAGATGCCATCGTTGTCCTCGCTGTCATCGACGAACTTCAGCCCCTCACCTTGGTTCACTCCTATGAGGATGTCGTAGTTGAGGAACTCCCCCTGGTGGTGCAATAAGGGGAAAAAGTGCTGAAATTGCTTTCCCAGGTGttatcagctttttttttagataatcAAAAATCTAACTTCCCTACAGCCACAGATGATGCTGAGCTTTATGTGATATTCATGCCAGGAAATGTTAACCTGCATCGTATCATCTCTTTGCATGAATAAGACatgggtttattttttaatactaGCCTCCATCATCACACGAGGATAAGTACCTCAAAGAGAAGCTCTAAACAACGTTCTTCAGGGTTTTGGCTACAGCATTTCAGCATGGAGTTCTTCACAGTGTCAATTAAACAGGTCTGTTTGGGACGGGCTTCAATTTTTTGGCCCTCAAATGCTCACGTCGAATTATTTCTCACAGATCCTCAACTGTCTTGGGGAGCCACTGAGTTTGGTCCCTTGAAAACATAAGGTAATAAAGTATCTGCAAAAGTCACACGGAAGATGATGTGGGAAATAAGGAAGAAAAGATACAATGAAATTCTCCTGTACAAAGTAGTTTGGACtatttcttatctttttttccattatttGAAAAACGTCTACCCATCCAGACATCTTCAAGTTATTCACTCTCTGATAGAACTGCTCCCAGCATTGTGCACTTGCACCCCCTGGTGACGGTATACTTGTATTGAAGGATCCCAAGCAAAAAGGTTGTGCATCACAGGCCTGTGTACATGACCACAGTCGTTTTTCATGGTGTTTTTGCAGGAGATCACAGCAGCTGGTAAATGTCCCCACCAGAGCATAACTCATGCTCACACTCTGTATGGgagtttctcttctctttatttAAGAGCGGGGTCTTTCAGCTTGAGAGCAGaacttatttatttcaataccTTGACTCTGATTTATCCTGCTTTTGCTCGGAAttcctccagcttcagctcttctcctcgaGGCACGCGAAAAAAGCCTcccctctgtttttttcttccgcTCTCGGATTTTATTTGTGCAACAAGTCCGTCAGAATTTCCCAATTTCCCAcaattgtgttgttgtgttgttgagctCCTGGTAAATGAGTTTAACCATCGAAGCCATACAGAGTGAAGCCCTGTCTCTTCAGAGTATACACCACCTCCCCTTGGTGGGCTCGGTGTAGGTGACAGCCTCACCGATCACATTCTCCAGGAAACCGCTCAACGCGAGCCAGGCAGCAGATGGTGGGCTTGGTGATTCCCTGGATGTTATCACGAAGAACTTTACGGTGACGCTTGGTGCCTCCTTTACGGAGTCCTTTTCCCTCCCTTCCTTTTTTAGAAATCGGACTTCATTGAATTTCTTCGACAAATATATAAGGTTCCAAGAGGAAATCGTACAATAAAAGGAGTACGTACATAGGAGAAATCCGAGGGCAGACGTCTCACTCAAGCTAAGATGCAGAGTAAGCTCGAGGAaaagagctgaagctgcagcacaggaAATCTAAACTCAAACGGGGTATATTGGAAtgcgagcgcagggttttgagcgAGAGcgttacaaaatctgaacgcaaaaatcaataagtcctgctctccaACTGAAAGACCGCGTCTTGAATatagagaggaaaaaaaaaaccataacACTGCAGTAATATTGTCATGTTCCCTCACCTGCTGCATGAGGATCTCAGGATCGTCGGGCACCACGTCGCCATCCACCACGGGGCCAAAGGCAATGTGGTAGCGGGCTGGCTGGATGTCCTGGTCCACCAGCTCCCTGAAGTTCTTGCGTCTCAGGCAGTCGACCAGGTCGGCCGTCTCTGTGTAGGTGCAGCCCACCTTCCGGGCCAGGATCTTGGTGTACTTGAGGGGCTGGTAGTTGACAGACCAGCTGGAGATGGCCGTTCCACTCTGGGCTATGGCCCTGTGAAACAGACCTAAAAAGGACGGATGGAAAAGAAGCTAAATTATTCTAATGTCGCAATAATttatggaaaaaaatgtttgtgatatcattttttttgcctttttgcaGGCAGGATGTAACGACATGTAAAGCTGTTTGACTGAACGTCAGTGAGAAAGGATGCAGCGAGATGATTTGATGTGCGAGCAAAACTGGCAGATCAGGAATGGAACTACAGAAAACATCACAGATAAGAG from Hippoglossus stenolepis isolate QCI-W04-F060 chromosome 23, HSTE1.2, whole genome shotgun sequence carries:
- the nlgn2a gene encoding neuroligin-2a isoform X3 gives rise to the protein MNPVMYSLPLAPSKQSRRGLSSRTRPLTLVTDWCLMGALGLILFFSLASSQKMDPSKHPIVTTNYGKLRGVKKDLNNEILGPVEQYLGVPYATAPIGDRRFQPPEAPGSWQEIRNATQFAPVCPQNVQGVLPEIMLPVWFTDNLDVAAGYIQNQSEDCLYLNVYVPTEDGPLTKKHDESSMNKPRDEDIRDRRKKPVMLFIHGGSYMEGTGNMFDASVLAAYGNVIVVTMNYRLGVLGFLSTGDQSAKGNYGLLDQIQALRWLNENIGHFGGDPERITIFGSGAGASCVNLLILSHHSEGLFHRAIAQSGTAISSWSVNYQPLKYTKILARKVGCTYTETADLVDCLRRKNFRELVDQDIQPARYHIAFGPVVDGDVVPDDPEILMQQGEFLNYDILIGVNQGEGLKFVDDSEDNDGISAAAFDYTISNFVDNLYGYPEGKDILRETIKFMYTDWADRDNGDMRRKTLLALFTDHQWVAPAVATAKLHAEFQSPVYFYTFYHHCQTETRPEWADAAHGDEIPYVFGVPMIGATDLFPCNFSKNDVMLSAVVMTYWTNFAKTGDPNLPVPQDTKFIHTKPNRFEEVIWTKFNSKDKQYLHIGLKPRVRDNYRANKVAFWLELVPHLHSLHEVLFPTTTRSPAGPRGNNGPWSRTPGPRTTTRNPYPTFPSELEPEGSERPHQDLFPGDMRDYSTELSVTVAVGASLLFLNILAFAALYYKRDKRHEMRRHRLSPQRGGPANDLAHSQEEEIMSLQMKHSEHDAHHDMEPLRPHDILRPACPPDYTLALRRAPDDVPLMTPNTITMIPSTITSMQPLHAFNTFPSTGHNNTLPHPHSTTRAVKLSSSLHWRRGEKQLNCTAADDQLGAV
- the nlgn2a gene encoding neuroligin-2a isoform X2 produces the protein MNPVMYSLPLAPSKQSRRGLSSRTRPLTLVTDWCLMGALGLILFFSLASSQKMDPSKHPIVTTNYGKLRGVKKDLNNEILGPVEQYLGVPYATAPIGDRRFQPPEAPGSWQEIRNATQFAPVCPQNVQGVLPEIMLPVWFTDNLDVAAGYIQNQSEDCLYLNVYVPTEDDIRDRRKKPVMLFIHGGSYMEGTGNMFDASVLAAYGNVIVVTMNYRLGVLGFLSTGDQSAKGNYGLLDQIQALRWLNENIGHFGGDPERITIFGSGAGASCVNLLILSHHSEGLFHRAIAQSGTAISSWSVNYQPLKYTKILARKVGCTYTETADLVDCLRRKNFRELVDQDIQPARYHIAFGPVVDGDVVPDDPEILMQQGEFLNYDILIGVNQGEGLKFVDDSEDNDGISAAAFDYTISNFVDNLYGYPEGKDILRETIKFMYTDWADRDNGDMRRKTLLALFTDHQWVAPAVATAKLHAEFQSPVYFYTFYHHCQTETRPEWADAAHGDEIPYVFGVPMIGATDLFPCNFSKNDVMLSAVVMTYWTNFAKTGDPNLPVPQDTKFIHTKPNRFEEVIWTKFNSKDKQYLHIGLKPRVRDNYRANKVAFWLELVPHLHSLHEVLFPTTTRSPAGPRGNNGPWSRTPGPRTTTRNPYPTFPSELEPEGSERPHQDLFPGDMRDYSTELSVTVAVGASLLFLNILAFAALYYKRDKRHEMRRHRLSPQRGGPANDLAHSQEEEIMSLQMKHSEHDAHHDMEPLRPHDILRPACPPDYTLALRRAPDDVPLMTPNTITMIPSTITSMQPLHAFNTFPSTGHNNTLPHPHSTTRV
- the nlgn2a gene encoding neuroligin-2a isoform X1 — protein: MNPVMYSLPLAPSKQSRRGLSSRTRPLTLVTDWCLMGALGLILFFSLASSQKMDPSKHPIVTTNYGKLRGVKKDLNNEILGPVEQYLGVPYATAPIGDRRFQPPEAPGSWQEIRNATQFAPVCPQNVQGVLPEIMLPVWFTDNLDVAAGYIQNQSEDCLYLNVYVPTEDGPLTKKHDESSMNKPRDEDIRDRRKKPVMLFIHGGSYMEGTGNMFDASVLAAYGNVIVVTMNYRLGVLGFLSTGDQSAKGNYGLLDQIQALRWLNENIGHFGGDPERITIFGSGAGASCVNLLILSHHSEGLFHRAIAQSGTAISSWSVNYQPLKYTKILARKVGCTYTETADLVDCLRRKNFRELVDQDIQPARYHIAFGPVVDGDVVPDDPEILMQQGEFLNYDILIGVNQGEGLKFVDDSEDNDGISAAAFDYTISNFVDNLYGYPEGKDILRETIKFMYTDWADRDNGDMRRKTLLALFTDHQWVAPAVATAKLHAEFQSPVYFYTFYHHCQTETRPEWADAAHGDEIPYVFGVPMIGATDLFPCNFSKNDVMLSAVVMTYWTNFAKTGDPNLPVPQDTKFIHTKPNRFEEVIWTKFNSKDKQYLHIGLKPRVRDNYRANKVAFWLELVPHLHSLHEVLFPTTTRSPAGPRGNNGPWSRTPGPRTTTRNPYPTFPSELEPEGSERPHQDLFPGDMRDYSTELSVTVAVGASLLFLNILAFAALYYKRDKRHEMRRHRLSPQRGGPANDLAHSQEEEIMSLQMKHSEHDAHHDMEPLRPHDILRPACPPDYTLALRRAPDDVPLMTPNTITMIPSTITSMQPLHAFNTFPSTGHNNTLPHPHSTTRV